CCGACGCGCCCGCGTCGATGGCGGCGTCGGCGCCGTGGGCGACCAGCGGCCGGTCGGCCACCGGCAGCATCGGCTTGGGCAGCGACTCCGTCAGCGGACGCATCCGGGTTCCCTCCCCGGCGGTCAGCAGGACGACTTGCATGTACGACACCCGTCGCTCGGACGGCTCATAGTGGTACCGCAACGTGAATCGGTGCCACATAACATCCAAGCCGCGATACCGGCGTGTTCGGGCCACTCGGGATAGTCGACGAGAACGATCAATGGTACCGCGACACATACAAAAGCGGGCGCCACGTAGTGGCCTGTCCGAAGACCAATGCCACGATCCGACGACAGTGAGGGGGGAACCGACGAGCGGAACTCCTCGGCCGAGGGGAGTGAGTCAGCGGAGGCGATGGGTGCGCGTCTCCCGGCGTCGGCCGTCGCGGATCTGCGCGCGAGCGGTCGGCGACGTCGAGCGCTCAGCTGTCTCGCCGACTGCGACGGACCGGTCCCGGTGTCGGACCTGGCGCGACTCGTCGTCGCCGCCGAGCGGGGCAAGGGACCGGGAGACGTCTCCGTCGACGTCGCCGAACGAGTCCGCGCCGACCTGTTTCAGCGTCACCTGCCGAAGCTGATCGCGACAGGAGTGGTCAGCTACAACTCG
This DNA window, taken from Halosimplex litoreum, encodes the following:
- a CDS encoding DUF7344 domain-containing protein is translated as MPRSDDSEGGTDERNSSAEGSESAEAMGARLPASAVADLRASGRRRRALSCLADCDGPVPVSDLARLVVAAERGKGPGDVSVDVAERVRADLFQRHLPKLIATGVVSYNSLVGTVELASDDPRLLGEDGDSIDDRVDDPPTPE